From Actinoplanes oblitus, a single genomic window includes:
- a CDS encoding FtsK/SpoIIIE domain-containing protein: MADSTKQQVMEIRAGLSHALGAAETALRRAQEEADAALARLDRISAAAGSRRRKLAEARDKRLQSITEWHDTELSALSGAAAGAADRAAPGAAGEPWHSFEATPLPRAAELRVGQLLLPAAPGSDGQPEVPALVELLDHGHVVVRGDRRLGDDVVAGLLLRALGSSAPGTVRVIGYDPEHLGGGLAGFAALAPVRVLTLVAPSGLGALLDELVEHVRRINETVLAGEYSSLRELHAATKRRPEPWRVAVLLGVGELNRHERVQLDRLLRTGAACGVHLIVHGPAVEPGPGIEFVTAAPGEQARIGSAGDLPVRLDPGPPPAVLTATCRQIAEAVAAGPAPVALDSLLPDPGEEWRESSATGLTAPLGDSPQGTRVRVTLSDYPPHALIAGPSGTGKTNLIYAWMGALAARYSPAELAFYLLDFKEGVSFARFAPGRRDQSWLPHVRLVGVNVNTDREFGLALLRFLGAELRRRADAAKQHEVTNLAELRAEDPTGVWPRIVAVVDEFQVLLAGRDAVTTEAVDLLEDLARRGRSQGIHLILASQDISGIEALWGRPALVAQFTLRIALPRARRVLAEQNGAADSLPRYHAVVNSDSGAAEANQIVRVPAAGDREQWGALQHRLWRRLPPGALPPRLFDGDVQPRLADSPDFRALVAEDSPAPVALLGETIDVMSRSARTVLRRAPGRNLAVLGTRVEEACAVLATAGRSLAAQFQRDGARFSIACFDQDAQSYAEALHARIPDCGWYDASNVDWLLEDAAAESTAAWPADRPHFILLYAADALPGGKAALDQLRTVLRQGPERRLHVLGWWRGAGLLRDTLGGQGSRTDPIGAWVALDVHGSELAPYYPGAGAPNWYPRPWRALHFDRSVHRGAEVMIPYGVS; this comes from the coding sequence CCAGGAGGAGGCGGACGCGGCGCTCGCGCGCCTCGACCGGATCAGCGCGGCGGCCGGCAGCCGGCGGCGCAAGCTGGCCGAGGCGCGGGACAAGCGGCTCCAGTCGATCACCGAGTGGCACGACACCGAGCTGAGCGCGCTCTCCGGGGCGGCGGCCGGGGCCGCCGACCGGGCCGCGCCGGGAGCTGCCGGCGAGCCGTGGCACTCGTTCGAGGCGACGCCGTTGCCGCGCGCCGCCGAGCTGCGGGTCGGGCAGTTGCTGCTGCCCGCCGCGCCCGGCTCGGACGGCCAGCCCGAGGTGCCGGCCCTGGTGGAGCTGCTCGACCACGGGCACGTGGTGGTCCGCGGCGACCGGCGGCTGGGCGACGACGTGGTGGCCGGGCTGCTGCTGCGCGCGCTGGGCAGCAGCGCGCCGGGCACCGTACGGGTGATCGGCTACGACCCGGAGCACCTCGGTGGCGGGCTGGCCGGGTTCGCCGCGCTGGCCCCGGTGCGGGTGCTCACCCTCGTCGCGCCGAGCGGGCTCGGCGCCCTGCTCGACGAGCTGGTCGAGCACGTCCGGCGGATCAACGAGACGGTGCTGGCCGGGGAGTACTCGTCGCTGCGCGAGCTGCACGCGGCGACCAAGCGGCGGCCGGAGCCGTGGCGGGTGGCGGTGCTGCTCGGCGTCGGCGAGCTGAACCGGCACGAGCGCGTCCAGCTGGACCGGCTGCTGCGTACCGGGGCGGCCTGCGGGGTGCACCTGATCGTGCACGGGCCGGCCGTGGAGCCGGGCCCGGGGATCGAGTTCGTCACGGCGGCGCCCGGCGAGCAGGCGCGGATCGGCAGTGCGGGAGACCTTCCGGTACGCCTTGATCCCGGCCCGCCCCCCGCGGTGCTGACCGCCACCTGCCGGCAGATCGCCGAGGCGGTCGCCGCCGGTCCGGCCCCGGTGGCCCTGGACAGCCTGCTGCCGGATCCGGGCGAGGAGTGGCGGGAGAGTTCGGCGACCGGGCTGACCGCGCCGCTGGGCGACAGCCCGCAGGGCACCCGGGTGCGGGTGACGCTCAGCGACTATCCGCCGCACGCGTTGATCGCCGGGCCGTCCGGGACCGGCAAGACCAACCTGATCTACGCCTGGATGGGCGCCCTGGCGGCCCGCTACTCCCCCGCCGAGCTGGCGTTCTACCTGCTCGACTTCAAGGAGGGGGTGTCCTTCGCCCGGTTCGCGCCGGGCCGGCGGGACCAGAGCTGGCTGCCACACGTCCGGCTGGTCGGGGTGAACGTCAACACCGACCGGGAGTTCGGCCTGGCCCTGCTCCGGTTCCTCGGCGCCGAGCTGCGCCGCCGGGCGGACGCGGCCAAGCAGCACGAGGTGACCAACCTGGCCGAGCTGCGCGCCGAGGACCCGACCGGGGTGTGGCCGCGGATCGTCGCGGTGGTCGACGAGTTCCAGGTGCTGCTGGCCGGCCGGGACGCGGTCACCACCGAGGCCGTCGACCTGCTGGAGGACCTGGCCCGCCGGGGCCGCTCGCAGGGCATCCACCTGATCCTGGCCAGCCAGGACATCTCCGGCATCGAGGCGCTGTGGGGCCGGCCCGCGCTGGTCGCCCAGTTCACCCTGCGGATCGCGCTGCCCCGGGCCCGCCGGGTGCTGGCCGAGCAGAACGGCGCCGCCGACTCGCTGCCGCGCTACCACGCCGTCGTCAACTCGGACTCCGGCGCGGCCGAGGCCAACCAGATCGTCCGGGTGCCGGCGGCCGGCGACCGGGAGCAGTGGGGCGCGCTGCAGCACCGGCTGTGGCGCCGGCTGCCGCCCGGTGCGCTGCCGCCCCGGCTCTTCGACGGCGACGTGCAGCCCCGGCTCGCCGACAGCCCGGACTTCCGGGCGCTGGTGGCCGAGGACTCGCCGGCCCCGGTGGCGCTGCTCGGCGAGACCATCGACGTGATGTCCCGGTCGGCGCGGACCGTGCTGCGCCGCGCGCCGGGGCGCAACCTCGCGGTGCTCGGCACCCGGGTGGAGGAGGCGTGCGCGGTGCTGGCCACCGCCGGGCGCTCACTGGCGGCGCAGTTCCAGCGGGACGGCGCCCGGTTCTCGATCGCCTGCTTCGACCAGGACGCCCAGTCGTACGCCGAGGCCCTGCACGCCCGGATCCCGGACTGCGGCTGGTACGACGCGTCGAACGTCGACTGGCTGCTGGAGGACGCCGCCGCCGAGTCCACCGCGGCGTGGCCGGCCGACCGCCCGCACTTCATCCTGCTCTACGCCGCCGACGCGCTGCCCGGCGGCAAGGCGGCCCTGGACCAGCTGCGGACGGTGCTGCGGCAGGGCCCGGAGCGGCGGCTGCACGTGCTGGGCTGGTGGCGTGGCGCCGGGCTGCTGCGCGACACGCTGGGCGGGCAGGGGTCCCGCACCGACCCGATCGGCGCGTGGGTGGCTCTCGACGTGCACGGCAGCGAGCTGGCGCCGTACTACCCCGGTGCCGGGGCGCCGAACTGGTATCCGCGGCCCTGGCGGGCCCTGCACTTCGACCGGTCGGTGCATCGGGGCGCCGAGGTGATGATCCCGTACGGTGTCTCATGA
- the secA2 gene encoding accessory Sec system translocase SecA2 has translation MGVSQRFKNRFRKFLQRPGTTVDLGPLSKRLEPIEAREEALKELDDAALTDAAREASDYTEICAIGREAAFRAIGQRPYDVQLLGAMALLDGRVAEMATGEGKTLTATIAAYGHTRLGNGPVHVLTVNDYLAKRDAEWMEPIYTLLGLTVGSVTESMTPEERREAYAADVTYVSVSEAGFDYLRDQLVTDVADRVQRDLATAIVDEADSILIDEARVPMVLAGSTSTESDPVHEAAELVKSLRRGKDYEVAEDGRSVAFTEAGLKNVEEQLGGVDLYADDQVEHLSAVNVALHAHALLRRDVDYIVRNGGVELIDEMRGRVAQRRRWPDGLQAAVEAKEGLSATAEGEVLDTITVQAYIALYATVCGMTATAVHVGEQLREYFKLEVAVVPPNTPNIREDDPDRIYSAHDTRDEALVEEIKIAHDKGRPVLIGTLDVQASETLAAQLAKAGVPCNVLNAKNDAEEAAIIAEAGAVGAVTVSTQMAGRGVDIRLGGSDEADRDRVVELGGLYVIGAGRHDSRRVDDQLRGRAGRQGDPGASVFFVSLEDELVTRHAGDILPASPRMDMDGVVHDPQVDYAVEHAQRVAEGVNHEIHRNTWRYSVVIEQQRLLLAERRERLLTSEVAAIMLLEKSPEKAKETDEDVLSDSARAIALYHLDRLWADHLAYLSEVREGVHLRALGKLDPLDEFHRSAVPAFQELLTKVEERTIETFEEVDLSDGWQPERAEIVRPSATWTYLVHDNPFGSELDRLIAAVGRRLTSGG, from the coding sequence ATGGGTGTGTCGCAGCGATTCAAGAACCGATTCCGCAAGTTTTTGCAGCGCCCGGGCACGACTGTGGACCTCGGCCCGCTGTCGAAGCGCCTGGAGCCGATCGAGGCTCGTGAGGAGGCGCTCAAGGAGCTGGACGACGCGGCCCTGACCGACGCCGCGCGGGAAGCCTCCGACTATACCGAGATCTGCGCGATCGGCCGGGAGGCGGCGTTCCGGGCGATCGGCCAGCGGCCGTACGACGTCCAGCTGCTCGGCGCGATGGCGCTGCTCGACGGCCGGGTGGCCGAGATGGCCACCGGTGAGGGCAAGACGCTCACCGCCACCATCGCGGCCTACGGTCACACCCGCCTGGGCAACGGCCCGGTGCACGTGCTGACCGTGAACGACTACCTGGCCAAGCGCGACGCCGAGTGGATGGAGCCGATCTACACGCTGCTCGGCCTGACCGTCGGCTCGGTGACCGAGTCGATGACCCCGGAGGAGCGGCGCGAGGCGTACGCCGCCGACGTCACCTACGTGTCGGTCTCCGAGGCGGGCTTCGACTACCTGCGCGACCAGCTGGTCACCGACGTGGCCGACCGGGTGCAGCGTGACCTGGCCACCGCGATCGTGGACGAGGCCGACTCGATCCTGATCGACGAGGCCCGGGTGCCGATGGTGCTGGCCGGCTCGACCTCGACCGAGAGCGACCCGGTGCACGAGGCCGCCGAGCTGGTCAAGTCGCTGCGCCGGGGCAAGGACTACGAGGTGGCCGAGGACGGCCGCAGCGTGGCCTTCACCGAGGCCGGCCTGAAGAACGTCGAGGAGCAGCTCGGCGGCGTCGACCTGTACGCCGACGACCAGGTCGAGCACCTGTCCGCGGTGAACGTGGCGCTGCACGCGCACGCCCTGCTGCGCCGCGACGTGGACTACATCGTCCGCAACGGCGGGGTCGAGCTGATCGACGAGATGCGCGGCCGGGTGGCCCAGCGCCGCCGCTGGCCGGACGGGTTGCAGGCGGCCGTGGAGGCCAAGGAGGGGCTGTCCGCCACCGCCGAGGGCGAGGTGCTGGACACCATCACGGTGCAGGCGTACATCGCGCTCTACGCGACCGTCTGCGGGATGACCGCGACCGCCGTGCACGTCGGCGAGCAGCTGCGGGAGTACTTCAAGCTCGAGGTCGCGGTGGTCCCGCCGAACACCCCGAACATCCGCGAGGACGACCCGGACCGGATCTACTCGGCGCACGACACCCGGGACGAGGCGCTGGTCGAGGAAATCAAGATCGCGCACGACAAGGGCCGCCCGGTGCTGATCGGCACCCTCGACGTGCAGGCCTCCGAGACGCTCGCCGCGCAGCTGGCCAAGGCCGGCGTGCCGTGCAACGTGCTGAACGCGAAGAACGACGCCGAGGAGGCGGCGATCATCGCGGAGGCCGGCGCGGTCGGCGCGGTCACCGTCTCCACCCAGATGGCCGGCCGCGGTGTCGACATCCGGCTGGGCGGCAGCGACGAGGCCGACCGGGACCGGGTGGTCGAGCTCGGCGGGCTCTACGTGATCGGCGCGGGCCGGCACGACAGCCGCCGGGTCGACGACCAGCTGCGCGGCCGGGCCGGCCGGCAGGGCGACCCGGGCGCCTCGGTGTTCTTCGTCAGCCTGGAGGACGAGCTGGTCACCCGGCACGCCGGTGACATCCTGCCGGCCTCGCCGCGGATGGACATGGACGGCGTGGTGCACGACCCGCAGGTGGACTACGCGGTCGAGCACGCCCAGCGGGTCGCCGAGGGCGTCAACCACGAGATCCACCGCAACACCTGGCGGTACAGCGTGGTGATCGAGCAGCAGCGGCTGCTGCTGGCCGAGCGCCGGGAGCGGCTGCTCACCTCCGAGGTCGCCGCGATCATGCTGCTGGAGAAATCGCCGGAGAAGGCCAAGGAGACCGACGAGGACGTGCTCTCCGACTCGGCCCGGGCGATCGCGCTGTACCACCTGGACCGGCTCTGGGCCGACCACCTGGCGTACCTGTCCGAGGTGCGTGAGGGCGTGCACCTGCGGGCCCTGGGCAAGCTGGACCCGCTGGACGAGTTCCACAGGTCGGCGGTGCCGGCCTTCCAGGAGCTGCTGACGAAGGTGGAGGAGCGGACCATCGAGACGTTCGAGGAGGTCGACCTCAGCGACGGCTGGCAGCCGGAGCGGGCGGAGATCGTCCGGCCGAGCGCGACCTGGACGTACCTGGTGCACGACAACCCGTTCGGCTCCGAGCTGGACCGGTTGATCGCGGCCGTCGGCCGCCGCCTCACCTCGGGTGGCTGA
- a CDS encoding ATP-binding protein codes for MPSQLVCRPERDLPVAVLTVSGTLDRLTGDALGAAVRRSLAGQPVKLLLDVTRLEVADPIAFGTFGSVLCQTAEFPNVPIVVCGADQDTSAALAATPDCAGVAMADDCAAALAEASAEPPPDRLRVRLRPVPEACRQVRQLVDPACARWHRAEFAATAVLIATELVANVVRHAHTTMEFTLAVHDGRLTMAVRDGSRAMPRQLNPTLTDSGGRGLRLVRELSAAWGVLPVTDGKIVWTHLIPALT; via the coding sequence ATGCCCAGCCAGCTGGTCTGCCGGCCGGAACGGGACCTGCCGGTGGCGGTGCTGACCGTCAGCGGCACCCTGGACCGCCTCACCGGCGACGCGCTGGGTGCCGCGGTCCGCCGCAGCCTCGCCGGGCAGCCGGTGAAGCTCCTGCTCGACGTGACCCGGCTGGAGGTGGCCGACCCGATCGCGTTCGGCACGTTCGGCTCGGTGCTCTGCCAGACCGCGGAATTCCCGAACGTACCCATCGTCGTCTGCGGCGCCGACCAGGACACCTCCGCCGCGCTGGCCGCCACCCCGGACTGCGCCGGCGTCGCGATGGCCGACGACTGCGCCGCCGCCCTGGCCGAGGCGAGCGCCGAACCCCCGCCGGACCGCCTCCGGGTCCGCCTGCGCCCGGTACCGGAAGCCTGCCGCCAGGTCCGCCAGCTGGTCGACCCGGCCTGCGCCCGCTGGCACCGCGCCGAGTTCGCCGCCACCGCCGTGCTAATCGCCACCGAGCTGGTCGCCAACGTGGTGCGGCACGCCCACACCACCATGGAGTTCACCCTGGCCGTCCACGACGGCCGCCTCACCATGGCGGTCCGCGACGGCAGCCGCGCCATGCCCCGCCAGCTGAACCCGACCCTCACCGACTCCGGCGGCCGCGGCCTCCGCCTGGTCCGCGAACTCTCCGCCGCCTGGGGAGTCCTCCCCGTCACCGACGGCAAAATCGTCTGGACCCACCTGATCCCGGCCCTCACCTGA
- a CDS encoding nucleoside/nucleotide kinase family protein — protein sequence MRVTPVSFAVLVENLADRLASRESDSRVRVAVDGADAAGPDRLAAALIDPLRVRGRPAVHIDTRDFLRPASLRLEFGRANPDSFYTGWFDEAGLIREVLDPAGPGGSGRIVTRLWNAATDRAAREPYRMLPAAAIVLVSGPLLLGAGLPFDFTVHLALSAAALDRRTAAEDRWTLPAFARYVGEMAPQEFADVVVRVDDPRHPALVVAPG from the coding sequence ATGCGCGTCACCCCGGTCTCCTTCGCCGTGCTGGTCGAAAATCTCGCCGACCGGCTGGCCAGTCGGGAATCCGACAGTAGGGTCCGGGTGGCAGTGGACGGCGCCGACGCCGCCGGCCCGGATCGGCTGGCAGCGGCCCTGATCGACCCGCTGCGCGTCCGTGGCCGCCCGGCGGTGCACATCGACACCAGGGACTTCTTGCGTCCGGCCTCGTTGCGTCTGGAGTTCGGGCGGGCCAATCCCGACTCGTTCTACACCGGCTGGTTCGACGAGGCCGGGCTGATCCGCGAGGTGCTCGACCCGGCCGGCCCCGGCGGCTCCGGGCGCATCGTCACCCGCCTCTGGAACGCGGCCACCGACCGGGCCGCCCGCGAGCCCTACCGCATGCTGCCGGCCGCCGCGATCGTGCTGGTCAGCGGCCCGCTGCTGCTCGGCGCCGGACTGCCCTTCGACTTCACCGTCCACCTTGCGCTCTCCGCCGCGGCCCTGGACCGGCGCACCGCCGCCGAGGATCGCTGGACCCTGCCCGCCTTCGCCCGGTATGTGGGAGAGATGGCTCCGCAGGAGTTCGCCGACGTGGTCGTCCGAGTGGATGATCCTCGCCATCCCGCGCTGGTCGTGGCGCCGGGGTGA
- a CDS encoding winged helix-turn-helix domain-containing protein has translation MTLAIPLTGDAVSPQAHRLLAAVRELVELSRGTVTVEAAAVPEPEPEPVPSGPEVRLLTGSRQVLLDGEPVPLTRLEFDLLLYLAERPRRVFSRAQLLAGVWGYERAGERTVDVHVRRLRLKLGASVPAVTTVYGVGYRLADDARITIMPHD, from the coding sequence GTGACGCTCGCCATCCCGCTCACCGGGGACGCGGTGTCCCCACAGGCGCATCGGCTGCTGGCCGCGGTCCGCGAGCTGGTCGAGCTCAGCCGCGGCACGGTGACCGTCGAGGCGGCCGCGGTGCCCGAGCCGGAGCCCGAGCCGGTTCCCAGCGGCCCCGAGGTGCGGCTGCTCACCGGCTCCCGGCAGGTGCTGCTGGACGGTGAGCCGGTCCCGCTCACCCGCCTCGAGTTCGACCTGCTGCTCTACCTGGCCGAGCGGCCGCGCCGGGTGTTCAGCCGGGCCCAGCTGCTGGCCGGCGTGTGGGGTTACGAGCGGGCCGGGGAGCGCACCGTCGACGTGCACGTGCGGCGGCTGCGGCTCAAGCTGGGGGCCAGCGTGCCGGCCGTCACCACCGTCTACGGGGTGGGCTACCGGCTGGCCGACGACGCCCGGATCACGATCATGCCGCACGATTGA
- a CDS encoding DUF72 domain-containing protein → MASILFGTCGWTDKTLIASGWYPSTADNPEKRLAYYARQFPLVEVDATYYGPPNEQTTRLWAQRTPDDFTFNIKAFSLLTGHPTKVSALYKDLRPETDKKNVYPQDLPPQTYEEVWTRFLTALDPLAEAGKLGALLFQFPPWFGIRKSNKEYLLEVAARCKPLRPVFEFRNASWFDGGNQDETLDFLRHHRLPFVAVDMPQGYKSSVPPVVTATADLAVVRFHGHSDKWTSKDIHEKFYYRYSTEELAEWVPKLRALAGEAKTTHVLMNNCYADYAQRNASTFIDLLGDD, encoded by the coding sequence ATGGCGAGCATCCTGTTCGGGACCTGTGGATGGACCGACAAGACGTTGATCGCGTCGGGGTGGTACCCGTCGACCGCCGACAACCCGGAGAAGCGGCTGGCGTACTACGCGCGGCAGTTCCCCCTGGTCGAGGTCGACGCGACCTACTACGGCCCGCCCAACGAGCAGACCACGCGGCTCTGGGCACAGCGCACCCCCGACGACTTCACCTTCAACATCAAGGCGTTCAGCCTGCTGACCGGGCACCCGACCAAGGTGTCAGCGCTCTACAAGGACCTGCGGCCGGAGACGGACAAGAAGAACGTCTACCCGCAGGACCTGCCGCCGCAGACGTACGAGGAGGTCTGGACCCGGTTCCTCACCGCGTTGGACCCGCTCGCCGAGGCCGGCAAGCTCGGGGCCCTGCTCTTCCAGTTCCCGCCCTGGTTCGGGATCCGCAAGTCCAACAAGGAGTACCTGCTGGAGGTCGCGGCCCGGTGCAAGCCGCTGCGGCCGGTCTTCGAGTTCCGCAACGCCTCCTGGTTCGACGGCGGAAATCAGGACGAGACCCTGGACTTCCTGCGCCACCATCGGCTGCCGTTCGTCGCTGTCGACATGCCGCAGGGCTACAAGTCCTCGGTGCCTCCGGTGGTGACCGCGACCGCCGATCTGGCAGTCGTGCGTTTCCACGGGCATAGCGACAAGTGGACGAGTAAGGACATCCACGAGAAGTTCTACTATCGCTATTCCACGGAAGAACTTGCAGAGTGGGTGCCGAAACTGCGCGCGCTCGCCGGCGAGGCGAAGACCACGCACGTGTTGATGAACAATTGCTACGCCGATTATGCGCAGCGGAATGCTTCAACCTTCATTGACCTGCTGGGGGATGACTGA
- a CDS encoding DUF72 domain-containing protein: protein MLWIGTSGWQYKDWRGGLYPEKLPQRLWLEHYAGHYATVEVNNAFYRLPERTTFEQWRQRTPDGFVVAVKMSRYLTHIKRLREPAEPVARFLDRAAGLGDKLGPVLLQLPPTMRADLAALDETLSLFPAGVRVAVEPRHDSWFTGDCEKLLRAHGAALCWADRKGRPVTPLWRTADFAYLRFHEGAARPWPRYGSAALRSWLGRLGPDGFVYFNNDPGGAAVIDADAFARIAEGRGIAVSHPPAGQ, encoded by the coding sequence GTGTTGTGGATCGGGACGTCCGGATGGCAGTACAAGGACTGGCGCGGTGGCCTCTACCCGGAGAAGCTGCCGCAGCGGCTCTGGCTGGAGCACTATGCCGGGCACTACGCCACCGTCGAGGTGAACAACGCGTTCTACCGGCTGCCGGAGCGCACCACGTTCGAGCAGTGGCGGCAGCGGACGCCCGACGGGTTCGTCGTGGCGGTCAAGATGAGCCGCTATCTGACGCACATCAAGCGGCTGCGCGAGCCGGCCGAGCCGGTGGCCCGGTTCCTGGACCGGGCGGCGGGACTCGGCGACAAGCTCGGGCCGGTGCTGCTGCAGCTGCCGCCGACCATGCGCGCCGACCTGGCCGCGCTGGACGAGACGCTGAGTCTGTTCCCGGCCGGGGTGCGGGTGGCGGTGGAGCCCCGGCACGACAGCTGGTTCACCGGGGACTGCGAGAAGCTGCTGCGGGCGCACGGCGCCGCGCTGTGCTGGGCGGACCGCAAGGGCCGGCCGGTCACCCCGCTGTGGCGCACGGCGGACTTCGCCTACCTGCGGTTCCACGAGGGCGCCGCCCGGCCGTGGCCGCGGTACGGCAGCGCGGCGCTGCGCTCCTGGCTGGGCCGGCTGGGCCCGGACGGTTTCGTCTACTTCAACAACGACCCGGGCGGCGCCGCGGTGATCGACGCGGACGCGTTTGCCCGGATCGCCGAAGGACGTGGGATCGCTGTCAGTCATCCCCCAGCAGGTCAATGA
- a CDS encoding TraR/DksA family transcriptional regulator — translation MLVNGAVVAGKGASAAKGRSAEELEQIRELLRTRFEELDAEYEEAVAQSHRLRLVEIGDSAGDDQADSGSKTAERDAAGSLLRTLLDRRTQAEYAMQRLEDGTYGNCEGCSNPIPVERLEVFPSATTCVNCKQVRERRAS, via the coding sequence ATGCTCGTCAACGGTGCTGTTGTAGCCGGTAAGGGCGCCAGCGCGGCGAAGGGGCGCTCGGCCGAGGAGCTGGAGCAGATCCGGGAGCTCCTGCGGACCCGGTTCGAGGAGCTCGACGCGGAGTATGAAGAGGCGGTCGCCCAGAGCCATCGGCTGCGGCTGGTCGAGATCGGCGACTCGGCCGGCGACGACCAGGCCGACAGCGGATCCAAGACGGCGGAGCGGGACGCCGCGGGCTCGCTGCTGCGCACCCTCCTCGACCGTCGCACCCAGGCGGAGTACGCGATGCAGCGGCTCGAGGACGGGACGTACGGCAACTGTGAGGGCTGCTCCAACCCGATCCCGGTGGAGCGCCTCGAGGTGTTCCCATCGGCCACCACGTGTGTCAACTGCAAGCAGGTCCGCGAGCGCCGGGCCAGCTGA